One genomic segment of Arthrobacter sp. JZ12 includes these proteins:
- a CDS encoding alpha/beta hydrolase, with the protein MASQRYTYGEDPSQFADLYLPEGDRRAGAVITIHGGFWRSRYTCELGVPLAEDLAARGFTCWNLEYRRVGNGGGWPETFEDIAAGIDLLSVAAGEHSLNLTTTTALGHSAGGHLAVWAAGRTSLPGSAPGAGSVAVPLTGVVSQSGVLNLRRAREERLGDGAVADFLGEPREDNYRLADPMTAIPLPVPVLALHGAEDDTVPLSQSKSYVNAALTAGATAELVIIPGDHFAMITPGTSAWQLVVDAVVRLA; encoded by the coding sequence ATGGCATCTCAGCGATACACCTACGGCGAGGATCCCAGCCAGTTCGCCGATCTCTACCTGCCGGAAGGAGACCGTCGCGCCGGCGCAGTAATCACCATCCATGGCGGGTTCTGGCGGAGCCGATACACCTGCGAGCTTGGCGTTCCGCTCGCCGAGGATCTTGCTGCCCGCGGCTTCACCTGCTGGAACCTCGAATACCGCCGGGTGGGAAACGGCGGTGGTTGGCCGGAGACATTCGAAGACATCGCCGCCGGGATCGACCTTCTTTCCGTCGCGGCCGGCGAACACAGCCTGAATCTGACGACGACGACGGCGCTCGGCCACTCTGCCGGCGGCCACCTGGCCGTGTGGGCAGCGGGGCGGACGTCCCTACCGGGAAGCGCGCCGGGTGCCGGTTCCGTCGCGGTGCCGCTCACCGGCGTCGTAAGCCAGTCAGGAGTACTCAATCTGCGCCGGGCGCGCGAGGAGCGCCTGGGCGACGGAGCAGTGGCGGACTTCCTGGGGGAGCCCCGCGAAGACAACTACCGGCTCGCCGACCCGATGACCGCGATACCGCTTCCCGTACCCGTCCTCGCGCTGCACGGCGCTGAAGACGACACAGTGCCGCTCAGCCAATCGAAGTCCTATGTGAACGCTGCCTTGACAGCCGGCGCGACTGCGGAGCTGGTGATCATTCCGGGGGATCACTTCGCGATGATTACTCCCGGCACGTCCGCCTGGCAGCTGGTGGTTGACGCAGTGGTACGTCTTGCATGA
- a CDS encoding PGPGW domain-containing protein, giving the protein MSARSRLHRAAHRTGLEILGWTLVVLGIAALVLPGPGLLMLVGGLAVLSQQYTWAEKRLHPIKKQAYRAARIGVKTWLRIAVSALGALCFMAVGIFWMVQPPVPGWWPLGDEWWLPGGWGTGLSLVLSSIIALTLLVYSIRRFR; this is encoded by the coding sequence ATGAGCGCGCGTTCCCGGTTACATCGGGCTGCCCACCGTACCGGCCTTGAAATACTCGGTTGGACCCTTGTTGTGCTTGGCATCGCTGCGCTAGTTCTCCCCGGACCCGGACTGTTGATGCTGGTCGGGGGACTGGCGGTGTTGTCCCAGCAGTACACCTGGGCCGAGAAGCGGCTGCACCCGATCAAAAAGCAGGCCTATCGTGCAGCCCGCATCGGAGTGAAGACCTGGCTCCGCATCGCGGTGAGCGCCCTGGGCGCACTGTGCTTCATGGCAGTCGGCATTTTCTGGATGGTGCAGCCGCCCGTCCCAGGGTGGTGGCCCCTGGGTGACGAGTGGTGGCTGCCCGGAGGATGGGGCACGGGGCTGAGCCTGGTGCTGTCCTCGATCATCGCGTTGACCCTGCTTGTCTACAGCATCCGGCGCTTCCGGTAG
- a CDS encoding carbohydrate kinase: MLTIIGEALIDEVISDTAPLRAHVGGSPLNVAVGLARLGHPTQFLGRFGDDEYGRRIHQHLADNAVLSPLPPDAGPTSVASARLDPVGGAQYTFQLRWELPELASRDSLLNGTSLVHTGSIASMLAPGAAEVLALVRQARPFATISYDPNCRPTIIKDVDYAREQAEKFVALADVVKASDEDLEWLYPGQDHRESARRWLSMGPAVVVVTRGSRGSWAVVERGECEAPAAAASVVDTVGAGDSFMAALLGALVDRELDGGQRRSELHGLSVEQVQAVLAFAAAAAAVTVSRAGANPPTRDELRARGVYA; this comes from the coding sequence GTGCTCACGATAATTGGGGAAGCCCTCATCGACGAGGTCATCAGCGACACGGCACCGCTACGCGCACACGTGGGTGGAAGTCCGCTGAATGTAGCAGTCGGTCTGGCAAGGCTTGGGCACCCGACCCAGTTCCTCGGTCGGTTCGGGGACGATGAATACGGCCGCCGCATCCACCAGCACCTCGCTGACAACGCCGTCCTTTCGCCGCTGCCGCCCGACGCCGGCCCCACCAGTGTGGCGTCGGCCAGGCTCGACCCGGTGGGCGGAGCACAGTACACCTTCCAGCTCCGTTGGGAACTTCCCGAACTGGCCTCCCGCGACAGTCTGCTCAACGGCACCAGCCTGGTGCACACCGGCTCCATTGCGTCGATGCTCGCCCCTGGCGCCGCAGAAGTGCTCGCCCTGGTCAGGCAGGCCAGGCCGTTCGCGACCATCAGCTACGACCCGAACTGCCGTCCGACGATCATCAAGGACGTCGACTACGCGCGGGAGCAAGCCGAGAAGTTCGTGGCTCTGGCGGATGTGGTGAAGGCATCGGACGAGGACCTCGAGTGGCTCTACCCGGGTCAGGACCACCGCGAGAGCGCGCGCCGCTGGCTGTCGATGGGTCCCGCCGTCGTAGTTGTGACGCGGGGTTCGCGCGGTTCATGGGCCGTCGTCGAACGCGGTGAATGTGAGGCTCCGGCAGCTGCTGCGTCCGTCGTCGATACAGTCGGCGCCGGTGACTCCTTCATGGCCGCCCTGCTGGGTGCGCTGGTGGACCGCGAGCTGGACGGAGGGCAGCGGCGCAGTGAGCTTCACGGGTTGTCTGTTGAGCAAGTGCAGGCTGTGTTGGCGTTCGCTGCAGCAGCAGCTGCCGTGACCGTGTCCCGGGCGGGTGCCAACCCGCCCACCAGAGATGAACTGAGAGCAAGAGGAGTGTACGCATGA
- a CDS encoding YbhB/YbcL family Raf kinase inhibitor-like protein, producing the protein MTRDPYADLPEVPSFNVTSTDISNNQPLDIRHASGRMGAGGEDLSPQLSWTGFPEETKSFAVTVYDPDAPTASGFWHWAVFNIPAGTTSLPSGAGAEDGSALPDGAVQLRNDAGFLGFVGAAPPPGHGPHHYHVVVHAVDVEKLDIPEDASNAYLGFNLFSHSIGRARIIGTYEQ; encoded by the coding sequence ATGACCCGCGATCCCTACGCAGATCTTCCTGAAGTTCCTTCCTTCAACGTCACCAGCACCGACATCAGCAATAACCAGCCGCTCGATATCCGGCATGCGTCAGGCCGAATGGGAGCAGGCGGCGAGGACCTCTCGCCGCAACTTAGCTGGACCGGCTTCCCCGAGGAGACAAAGAGTTTCGCCGTCACCGTCTACGATCCTGACGCTCCCACCGCCAGCGGCTTCTGGCACTGGGCCGTTTTCAACATCCCGGCCGGGACCACCTCCCTGCCGTCCGGTGCCGGTGCGGAAGACGGTTCCGCGCTTCCGGACGGTGCAGTGCAGCTTAGGAACGACGCCGGCTTCCTCGGCTTTGTTGGAGCGGCACCGCCACCCGGTCACGGCCCGCACCACTACCACGTGGTGGTCCACGCGGTTGATGTGGAGAAGCTGGACATCCCGGAAGACGCCTCCAACGCCTACCTCGGGTTCAATCTCTTCTCCCACTCCATTGGCCGGGCGCGCATCATCGGCACCTACGAGCAGTAG
- a CDS encoding zinc-ribbon domain-containing protein, with protein MLILFGFNTRVKELFRRQAVCSNCGQHASQRVDERSTRFTVFFIPLFTTRRRYSRTCAWCGITAELSKSEKNALA; from the coding sequence ATGCTGATTCTGTTCGGATTCAACACCCGGGTCAAGGAACTGTTCCGTCGTCAGGCAGTGTGTTCCAACTGCGGTCAGCACGCCTCGCAGCGTGTCGATGAGCGGTCAACCCGCTTCACCGTCTTCTTCATACCGCTCTTCACCACACGCCGGCGCTACTCGCGAACCTGCGCCTGGTGCGGCATCACCGCCGAGCTATCGAAGAGCGAGAAGAACGCATTGGCCTGA
- a CDS encoding HAD family hydrolase yields the protein MRLVASDMDGTVVGHDGKMSKRTIRAFESCLEAGIEVVFVTGRPPRWLQPLRDLGFTGTVICSNGALTYDLGREEVLDSHLLDGESIFQAQEIIRGLYPAVTFAAETVDSFLIEPGFADPASVELLGAAEPRPLRESLDGTGVIKFLAREQDISPDAFLHGVAPAVGHLVATTHSAPRVPLLEMSVPGINKSVTLAKYAAGLGIDREDVFAFGDMPNDIQMLDWAGHGYAMSSGHPDALAAANLRAPAFDDDGVAQVLEQQLAALRSA from the coding sequence ATGCGTTTGGTCGCCAGCGATATGGACGGCACGGTCGTCGGTCACGACGGGAAGATGTCGAAACGGACAATCCGGGCCTTTGAGTCCTGCCTCGAGGCAGGCATTGAGGTTGTGTTCGTGACCGGACGGCCCCCCCGCTGGCTGCAGCCGCTGCGCGACCTTGGCTTCACGGGAACCGTGATCTGCTCCAATGGTGCGCTCACCTATGACCTCGGTCGCGAGGAAGTCCTCGACTCACACCTGCTGGACGGCGAGAGCATCTTCCAGGCGCAGGAGATTATTCGGGGGCTGTACCCGGCGGTTACCTTCGCTGCGGAAACGGTGGACAGCTTCCTGATTGAACCCGGATTTGCGGATCCGGCCTCGGTTGAGCTGCTCGGGGCTGCGGAACCCCGTCCGCTTCGTGAATCGCTGGACGGGACCGGAGTCATCAAGTTCCTCGCGCGGGAGCAGGACATCTCGCCCGACGCTTTCCTGCATGGGGTGGCTCCCGCCGTCGGGCATTTGGTCGCCACGACGCACTCTGCACCCCGCGTGCCGCTCCTCGAGATGAGTGTGCCCGGCATCAACAAATCGGTCACGCTAGCCAAATACGCAGCCGGACTGGGTATCGACCGTGAGGATGTGTTCGCCTTCGGGGACATGCCCAATGACATCCAGATGCTGGATTGGGCGGGGCACGGGTACGCCATGTCATCGGGCCACCCCGATGCGCTTGCTGCAGCGAACCTCCGAGCGCCGGCTTTCGACGACGACGGCGTGGCGCAGGTGCTGGAACAGCAGCTCGCCGCGCTCCGGTCAGCCTGA
- a CDS encoding glycerophosphodiester phosphodiesterase family protein, with protein sequence MGKPYFDVPAGGGGGVALALSHRGFALDGQENTLAAMEAAIKMGFAYLEIDVRTTRDGVVMVFHDERLERVTDGTGRVADLTASELAKVRVRGREPIPTLAEVLARWPDVKLNIDVKDDGSVQPFVDVIEAAAAHDRVLVASFSDRRRLRVLRALSRPAASSAGMAVSAMIRILAPLGLAGWIARRARVDCLQVPRRYRGIPVVAEPFVRRCAAADLPVHVWTINEAPEMEELLALGVGGLVSDRADLLAQVMASRGEWPQHRLVP encoded by the coding sequence ATGGGTAAGCCCTACTTCGATGTCCCTGCGGGCGGTGGGGGCGGGGTTGCGCTAGCACTGTCGCACCGGGGGTTCGCGCTGGACGGGCAGGAAAACACACTCGCCGCGATGGAGGCGGCGATCAAAATGGGCTTCGCCTATCTGGAGATCGACGTGCGCACCACGCGTGACGGCGTCGTAATGGTCTTTCACGACGAGCGCTTGGAGCGGGTGACGGACGGGACCGGCCGGGTAGCTGACCTTACTGCTTCGGAGCTTGCAAAGGTGCGGGTTCGGGGCCGCGAGCCGATCCCGACGCTGGCGGAGGTACTTGCGCGGTGGCCTGACGTGAAGTTGAACATCGACGTGAAGGATGATGGGTCGGTGCAGCCCTTCGTCGACGTGATTGAGGCAGCCGCTGCCCACGACCGCGTGCTTGTAGCCTCCTTCTCCGACCGGCGCCGGCTGCGGGTGCTGAGGGCACTGAGCCGGCCGGCGGCGTCGTCAGCGGGCATGGCGGTCAGTGCAATGATCCGGATTCTCGCGCCCCTTGGATTGGCGGGGTGGATAGCCCGACGCGCGCGTGTGGATTGCCTCCAGGTTCCCCGTCGCTACCGGGGTATTCCGGTGGTGGCGGAGCCCTTCGTGCGGCGATGCGCGGCGGCCGATCTTCCGGTGCATGTGTGGACCATCAATGAGGCACCGGAGATGGAGGAGCTTCTGGCTCTGGGTGTAGGAGGGCTGGTGTCTGACCGTGCTGACCTGCTGGCGCAGGTGATGGCATCCCGCGGGGAGTGGCCCCAGCACCGATTAGTACCCTAA
- a CDS encoding MarR family winged helix-turn-helix transcriptional regulator encodes MTATASQQLSQDAPLSGSQDASQDEDLLLERQLCFALSVASRSVIGAYRPVLEELNLTHPQYLVMLALWEKNPRSVREISEALAMEPATLSPMLKRLEANGLVTRERVAGNERALAVGLTAQGRELREQALSVPGTMMKKLGLTREQAENLNAVMREVIAAAGGA; translated from the coding sequence GTGACGGCGACAGCGTCACAGCAGCTCTCCCAGGATGCGCCGCTCAGTGGCTCTCAGGACGCCTCTCAGGATGAGGATTTGTTGCTGGAGCGGCAGCTCTGCTTCGCCCTTTCGGTTGCCTCGCGCAGTGTCATCGGGGCATACAGGCCGGTGCTTGAAGAACTGAACCTCACCCATCCGCAATACCTCGTGATGCTTGCCCTGTGGGAGAAGAATCCGCGCTCGGTTCGGGAAATCAGTGAAGCCCTGGCCATGGAACCTGCCACCCTCTCGCCGATGCTGAAGCGGCTGGAGGCAAACGGCCTTGTGACGCGTGAGCGGGTTGCAGGCAATGAGCGCGCTCTCGCCGTCGGGCTGACGGCTCAGGGGCGCGAACTTCGCGAGCAGGCGCTGTCCGTGCCCGGGACCATGATGAAGAAACTCGGATTGACCCGCGAGCAGGCGGAGAACCTCAACGCGGTCATGCGCGAGGTTATAGCTGCAGCAGGCGGTGCCTAA
- a CDS encoding phosphotransferase has product MTSPALHPLELWQTPAWRSNVQTWISQVLATYRIEQVGPLSDARIRFWSVQLTVPTNYGKLWFKENNPGQFQEASIVAALAEIAPTHVVAPLAVEPTKGWMISADHGATLATLPTTDYALWARVVSDFAELQQQAAPHENSLRTAGLQSMEPGIAANFVSNQLLLHTGLPSEHPLHLNAEQADRVYASVPGIEDAAAQLNALGVPLSLEHNDLHPNNAFIPGASTDPLKFVDFGDSLWAHPFTSLFVPVSTMTETWQVGPEDSRIQRVIAAYLERWTAYAPLPQLRAALEPALKLGRVNRYASWLRLLIHADDDSMRTYAPHALKYLQSATEPVL; this is encoded by the coding sequence GTGACCAGCCCCGCCTTGCACCCTCTCGAGCTGTGGCAAACCCCTGCCTGGCGCTCCAACGTGCAGACGTGGATATCCCAGGTGTTGGCCACGTACCGGATCGAGCAGGTCGGCCCCCTCAGCGACGCCCGAATCCGCTTTTGGTCCGTGCAGCTGACCGTTCCCACCAACTACGGGAAGCTGTGGTTCAAGGAGAACAATCCGGGCCAGTTCCAGGAGGCGTCCATCGTGGCTGCGTTGGCCGAGATTGCCCCCACCCACGTGGTCGCACCACTGGCGGTTGAACCGACCAAGGGCTGGATGATTTCGGCCGACCACGGCGCAACCCTGGCCACCCTCCCGACCACGGACTACGCGCTCTGGGCGCGGGTGGTTTCGGATTTCGCAGAGCTGCAGCAGCAGGCCGCGCCCCACGAGAATTCGCTCCGAACGGCCGGGCTGCAGTCGATGGAACCGGGCATCGCTGCCAACTTCGTCAGCAATCAGCTCCTCCTCCACACGGGTCTGCCATCCGAACATCCACTGCACTTGAACGCCGAACAGGCTGACCGGGTGTACGCGAGCGTGCCCGGAATCGAAGACGCCGCCGCGCAACTGAACGCCTTGGGTGTCCCGCTTTCCCTGGAGCACAACGACCTGCACCCCAACAACGCCTTCATCCCCGGCGCAAGCACCGATCCGCTGAAATTCGTGGACTTCGGCGATTCATTATGGGCGCATCCGTTCACGTCCCTCTTTGTCCCCGTGAGCACCATGACGGAGACCTGGCAGGTTGGGCCCGAAGATTCCCGAATCCAAAGGGTAATCGCCGCCTATCTTGAGCGCTGGACGGCCTACGCTCCCCTCCCCCAGTTGCGGGCAGCGCTGGAACCGGCGCTGAAGCTGGGCCGGGTGAACCGCTACGCTTCGTGGCTCCGGCTGCTGATACACGCCGATGACGATTCGATGCGCACCTACGCTCCACATGCTCTGAAGTACCTGCAGTCCGCCACTGAGCCAGTACTCTAG
- a CDS encoding uracil-xanthine permease family protein, with product MTKFGPRWTLHGDGRNVRPGRFVAPDERLSWPRTVGIGAQHVVAMFGATFLVPLLTGFPPSTTLLFSGLGTLLFLIITAGRVPSYLGSSFAFIAPIAAAQSQHGPAGALGGVVMASAVLALIGFVVHLAGARWIQVLMPPIVTGAIVALIGLNLAPTAKASFEQAPLTALVTVVAILLVTVLFKGILGRLSILIGVLVGYLVAVLRGEVDFTSINDAAWFGLPPFQTPEFHLSVVGLFVPVVLVLVAENIGHVKSVAAMTGRDLDPVTGRALMADGLATVLAGSGGGSGTTTYAENIGVMAASRVYSTAAYWVAGLIAVLLSLFPKFGALIATVPAGVLGGAGVVLYGMIGILGVRIWVQNRVDFSNPINLSTAGVALVVGIANFTWTVGDLTFEGIALGTAATLLIFHGMSGIARVRGSEHVAGPDEIESEDHGSRPSKLG from the coding sequence ATGACTAAATTCGGACCGCGCTGGACTTTGCATGGCGATGGGCGGAACGTCCGGCCCGGGCGATTCGTGGCGCCCGATGAAAGGCTGAGCTGGCCACGGACCGTCGGCATCGGTGCCCAGCATGTTGTTGCAATGTTCGGCGCTACCTTCCTGGTTCCGCTGCTGACTGGATTCCCGCCGTCGACCACGCTGCTGTTCTCGGGACTGGGCACGCTGCTCTTCCTGATCATCACTGCCGGCCGCGTCCCCAGCTACCTTGGATCGAGCTTCGCCTTCATCGCACCGATTGCTGCGGCCCAAAGCCAGCACGGCCCGGCCGGCGCGCTCGGCGGCGTGGTCATGGCGAGCGCCGTTCTTGCCCTCATCGGGTTCGTTGTGCACCTGGCCGGTGCCCGCTGGATCCAGGTTCTGATGCCGCCCATCGTCACGGGCGCAATTGTGGCTCTCATCGGCTTGAACCTGGCGCCGACCGCGAAGGCCAGCTTCGAGCAGGCACCCCTGACCGCACTGGTCACTGTCGTTGCAATCCTGCTGGTGACGGTTCTCTTCAAGGGCATCCTGGGCAGGCTGTCCATTCTGATCGGGGTCCTCGTGGGCTACCTGGTGGCGGTACTGCGCGGTGAAGTGGACTTCACCAGCATCAACGACGCCGCGTGGTTCGGACTGCCGCCCTTCCAGACACCTGAATTCCACCTCTCCGTGGTGGGACTGTTCGTCCCCGTGGTCCTGGTGCTGGTGGCCGAGAACATCGGTCATGTGAAGTCGGTGGCCGCAATGACGGGCCGAGACCTCGATCCCGTGACCGGGCGGGCACTCATGGCAGACGGTCTTGCCACGGTCCTCGCCGGCTCCGGTGGTGGATCAGGCACGACGACGTATGCCGAGAACATTGGTGTGATGGCGGCGTCGCGGGTTTATTCAACGGCGGCGTATTGGGTGGCGGGGCTGATCGCTGTGCTGCTGAGCCTGTTCCCGAAGTTCGGTGCACTGATCGCAACGGTGCCCGCCGGTGTCCTCGGAGGTGCCGGCGTCGTGCTTTACGGAATGATCGGCATCCTCGGTGTGAGGATCTGGGTGCAGAACCGCGTGGACTTCTCCAACCCGATCAATCTGTCGACGGCGGGCGTTGCCCTGGTGGTCGGCATTGCAAACTTCACCTGGACCGTCGGTGACCTGACCTTCGAGGGAATCGCCCTTGGGACCGCAGCCACGCTGCTCATCTTCCACGGGATGAGCGGGATCGCCCGGGTTCGGGGTAGCGAGCATGTCGCCGGTCCGGATGAGATCGAGTCCGAGGACCACGGAAGTCGTCCCTCGAAACTAGGCTGA
- the pgm gene encoding phosphoglucomutase (alpha-D-glucose-1,6-bisphosphate-dependent), which translates to MANRAGTVAQPSDLVDVSALLDAYFDSKPDLSDPGQRVAFGTSGHRGSSLKSSFNEGHIAAITQAIVEYRAGQGITGPLFMGKDTHALSEPAQNTALEVLAANNVAVRVDARGAYTPTPALSHAILAYNGSRTDRADGIVITPSHNPPADGGFKYNPPHGGPANSDATNWIAARANELLENGLRDVKRLPIAQARQAESVSTYDFLQHYVEDLPNVLNLEAIRSAGVRIGADPMGGASVDYWGAIGERHNLDLTVVNPAVDPQWAFMTLDWDEKIRMDCSSPHAMASLISRASDYDISTGNDADADRHGIVTPDAGLMNPNHYLAVAIDYLYRNRPQWRGNAMVGKTLVSSSIIDRVAADLGRVLEEVPVGFKWFVPGLMSGEVAFGGEESAGASFLRHDGSAWSTDKDGILLALLASEITAVSGRTPSQQYEGLTQRFGAPVYARIDAAATREQKSALSKLSPSDVKATTLAGEDITARLTEAPGNGAPIGGLKVTTENAWFAARPSGTEDVYKIYAESFLGEDHLKLVQQEAKALVDGVIA; encoded by the coding sequence ATGGCTAATCGAGCAGGCACCGTTGCCCAACCCAGCGACCTTGTTGACGTCAGCGCCCTCCTGGACGCGTATTTCGATTCCAAACCAGATCTTTCGGATCCGGGTCAGCGGGTTGCGTTCGGCACCTCGGGCCACCGTGGTTCCTCCCTGAAGTCGTCGTTCAATGAGGGGCACATCGCAGCCATCACCCAGGCGATTGTCGAGTACCGCGCAGGTCAGGGCATCACCGGTCCGTTGTTCATGGGCAAGGACACGCACGCCCTCTCGGAACCGGCACAGAACACAGCTCTCGAGGTGCTCGCCGCCAACAACGTCGCTGTGCGCGTCGATGCGCGCGGCGCCTACACACCGACGCCGGCGCTCTCACACGCCATCCTCGCCTACAACGGCTCACGGACAGACCGGGCGGACGGCATTGTCATCACTCCGTCCCACAACCCACCCGCAGACGGCGGCTTCAAGTACAACCCGCCGCACGGTGGGCCGGCCAATTCCGACGCCACCAACTGGATCGCCGCCCGAGCCAACGAGCTGCTGGAGAACGGACTGCGCGACGTCAAGCGCCTGCCCATCGCCCAGGCGCGGCAGGCCGAATCCGTCAGCACCTACGACTTCCTGCAGCACTACGTCGAGGACCTGCCCAACGTCCTGAACCTGGAAGCCATCCGCAGCGCCGGCGTCCGTATCGGCGCCGATCCGATGGGAGGTGCCTCGGTGGACTACTGGGGAGCCATCGGCGAGCGCCATAACCTGGATCTCACGGTGGTCAACCCCGCCGTGGACCCGCAGTGGGCGTTCATGACCCTGGACTGGGACGAGAAGATCCGCATGGACTGCTCCTCCCCGCATGCCATGGCCTCGCTGATTTCACGCGCGAGCGACTATGACATTTCCACCGGTAACGACGCCGATGCCGACCGACACGGCATCGTCACCCCCGACGCGGGACTGATGAACCCCAACCACTATCTCGCCGTCGCGATCGACTACCTGTACCGGAACCGCCCGCAGTGGCGCGGGAACGCGATGGTGGGCAAGACCCTCGTGTCGTCGTCGATCATCGACCGCGTCGCTGCAGACCTTGGACGGGTCCTCGAAGAGGTTCCCGTCGGCTTCAAGTGGTTCGTTCCCGGACTGATGTCGGGTGAGGTGGCGTTCGGCGGCGAAGAATCGGCCGGAGCTTCCTTCCTTCGACACGACGGGTCTGCCTGGAGCACCGACAAGGACGGCATCCTCCTTGCGCTGCTGGCCTCCGAGATCACTGCGGTATCCGGCAGGACCCCGTCACAGCAGTATGAGGGGCTGACGCAGCGGTTCGGGGCACCGGTGTACGCGCGGATTGACGCCGCTGCCACCCGGGAGCAGAAGTCCGCACTCAGCAAGCTCTCGCCGTCGGATGTGAAAGCAACTACGCTGGCAGGCGAGGACATCACCGCCCGCCTTACCGAGGCACCCGGCAACGGTGCGCCGATCGGCGGCCTGAAGGTCACCACGGAGAACGCGTGGTTCGCTGCACGTCCTTCGGGTACCGAAGACGTCTACAAAATCTACGCCGAGTCCTTCCTGGGCGAGGACCACCTCAAGCTCGTTCAGCAGGAAGCGAAGGCGCTGGTGGACGGAGTGATCGCCTGA
- a CDS encoding CoA transferase, whose translation MLPAAAAPDPDAVPDLWQHFGSLLREGTEPAPWAGPRWWWAGPLDVEGLALGSMQAAATAVAALSQRRVTFDSQGVAAWFDSYSHLRIAGSPIQAFGALSGFRRAADGWVRIHGNYPHHARALLDAVGATSADDVVAALREMPALAIEELVTATGGLAVAVRTPNEWAGSEAGRAVADQPWVRFTLEDSPSVRRSVSQVEVPLEGVRVLDLTRVIAGPSASRLLGALGADVLRIDPPALPELEHQHVETGFAKRSAEADLRNPEVFARVRELLADADVILSGYRGAALARYGLDAGSLRANYPGLAVVTLDAWGDRGPWAERRGFDSIVQAATGIAHIYGTGSGPDFKPGALPVQALDYATGLGVAAAAVVLVLGRKQGISGAAHLSLARTAHELLGMRGRPDLPAVKLESRLLRTDSAYGELVYAPPPLVIDDRAVDYPEPPQKYGSAELAWR comes from the coding sequence ATGCTTCCCGCCGCTGCCGCCCCGGACCCCGACGCCGTGCCCGACCTGTGGCAACACTTCGGCTCACTTCTACGGGAAGGAACTGAGCCGGCGCCGTGGGCTGGGCCCCGCTGGTGGTGGGCGGGACCTCTCGATGTTGAGGGCCTCGCGCTCGGATCCATGCAGGCTGCTGCGACGGCTGTGGCCGCCCTGTCGCAACGGCGGGTGACGTTCGATTCTCAGGGCGTGGCCGCCTGGTTCGACTCCTACTCCCACCTGCGGATTGCAGGATCGCCGATCCAGGCGTTCGGAGCCCTTTCCGGCTTCCGCCGCGCCGCCGACGGCTGGGTCCGTATTCACGGGAACTATCCGCATCATGCGCGGGCGCTTTTGGACGCCGTGGGTGCCACCAGCGCGGACGACGTCGTCGCGGCGCTGCGGGAGATGCCCGCGTTGGCTATCGAGGAGCTTGTGACGGCGACTGGTGGGCTGGCCGTTGCGGTGAGGACGCCGAACGAATGGGCAGGCTCTGAGGCCGGGCGCGCGGTCGCCGATCAGCCGTGGGTGCGGTTCACGCTGGAGGACTCCCCGTCCGTCCGGCGATCCGTCAGCCAGGTGGAGGTGCCGCTGGAAGGCGTTCGGGTGCTCGACCTGACGCGGGTGATCGCCGGACCGTCGGCCAGTAGGCTCCTAGGTGCGCTGGGGGCCGACGTTCTGCGGATCGACCCGCCCGCCCTTCCCGAGTTGGAACACCAGCATGTGGAAACAGGGTTCGCCAAGCGCAGCGCCGAGGCCGATCTGCGGAACCCTGAAGTCTTTGCGAGGGTGAGGGAGCTTCTGGCGGACGCGGACGTGATCCTGAGCGGCTACCGCGGGGCGGCACTCGCACGCTACGGGCTCGACGCCGGCTCCCTGCGGGCGAACTATCCCGGCCTTGCCGTGGTGACCCTCGACGCCTGGGGAGACCGGGGCCCGTGGGCCGAGCGCCGCGGCTTCGACAGCATTGTGCAAGCTGCAACCGGGATCGCACACATCTATGGCACGGGATCCGGACCTGACTTCAAGCCGGGCGCCCTTCCGGTCCAGGCGCTCGATTACGCGACGGGGCTCGGGGTGGCGGCTGCCGCCGTCGTACTCGTGCTGGGCCGGAAGCAGGGCATCAGCGGTGCCGCGCACCTGTCCCTGGCGCGGACGGCGCACGAGCTTCTTGGCATGCGTGGGCGGCCGGATCTGCCCGCGGTGAAGCTGGAGTCCCGTCTGCTACGCACTGACAGCGCGTATGGCGAGCTGGTGTACGCGCCGCCGCCGCTGGTGATCGATGACCGTGCCGTTGACTACCCCGAACCGCCGCAGAAGTACGGCAGCGCGGAGCTCGCCTGGCGCTAG